The nucleotide window TATTGCTACCTGTGCAAATATTATTCCGCTGTATATAGCAACTTCCTTTTGCTGAATCACAATTTTGAACATAACTTGGGGGATTAATACAAGTAGATTCACAAATGAAGAATGTTAAAACAGGATCACATTCTCTTTCTTTTTTTCTTGTTTCTTTTGATTTTCCAAAAATATCTTCCTTTTCCTTTTGGCAATTTGCAAATAGTAGCAGTAAAATTAGAATTATGTTTTTAATTTTCATATTATTTTCTTTAATATACTTATAAAGATTTGTAAAGATTATATAAATTTTCCGATAATTTTAAATGCCAGCTTTCAGGCTAGATATTTAGTTTTTTTCTTAAATAGTATTATACCAAGAGTATTGGATTTAGTGAAATATATATTTTGAAAATATTATGGAGCTATAAACAATAAATTAAAATATTTTTATGATAACTTAGGTTTTTATAAGTTTCTGTTTTTAATTGATAACTCCGTTATTGGTAATTCTGCGAGAATAATTGGATCACATTAATTCCAATCTTAATTTAATGATGAAGAATTTTGGTGTTGAAATCTTCAATTTTTAATTTAATAAATATCTTCTGCCAAATTTTATCATAATTAAAATTTTGCTAAGTTTTTATTCTAAACAATTTTCATTTCTTGCGCATAACGAACTAGGCTAATCGACGTTCCTCGTAGCTGAGCCTGCGGAAGCAGGCGTTAGCGTCGGCGCGTCTTCTTGCAGAGCGAGAAGCGTGACGGAGAGGAATGTGGCGTAGCCCAAACGAGGGCGTAAGTCCCGAAGTGCAGCGATTCGCCGTTGTTATACGCTGGCTGCTATTTTTCATATAAATATGACCGAGTTTTTCCCGATTTTATTCTGTTTACAAAAGATTTGTCTAAATTGAGCAGATTGCAAATTTCTTTTGTAGTTTTTCCAATTTTTGATAGGTGAATGACCTTAATGACTACTTCGTTAGAGTGCTTTATATTAGGATGATCTTCGCCTTTTAAGAGACCTTTCTTCTTGTTTTCAAATCCAGTTAAATGGGACCAATTTTGTCCCGTTTTTATTTTCGATATTGTATGAATACCAACTTGAAATTTTTCGGAAATAAATTTAAGAGATTTTTTATTCTTTAACAGTTCAGCGATTTCAATTATTTCATCTTCTTTCAATTTTGCTAATGGGTTAAGTGATCCCTTTAGAGATTTGGATTTTCTTTTATTATTTAATTTAGTATTATGATTTATCTCACATTCTTTTATGTCTTCTGTGTTAATTGAATTCTCAAAAAATTTAATATCTTTCTCCTCTAATCTTATTTTACCATAAATTTTTCCTGAATGAATTCCTTTAACGGTTGAGTAAGGAACTCCACTAAATTCTGTTATAATAGATTTTTGAATATTTAATCCCAATAAGTATTTGATTAAAAGAACTGATTTTTTATCTAGCCAGGATTTTTTATCTAAATGGTAGTTTGTTTCATCAAAGGATTCAATGTCTTTCTTGGTTAGAAAAACATTTTTCCAGGAACCATTGTTTTTTATATCATTTATAATTGATTTACTGACATTTAAATATTTTGATATATTAGTATTCCTGAACCCAAAATGTATAAGTAATTTAATCATTTTTACATCTTTCTCCTTTATTAACGCCGAATGGTGTTTTTCACCCATTCTGCTTGCTGACATTTTTTTTCGAGTTTCTTCGGATATTTTTTTACCTTTTATTCTGGTTAAGGCTTGTGAAGAATGTTTTATACCGCGATTTGTTTCAGCCGAGATTCTTAAATTATATCCAAAATTCCTATTATTTGATTGGAATTTATTTATAAAATAGTTTTCACGTTCAACTATTGCTTTTTCAAAGAGTTCTTTTGTCTGAAATGATTCAGGTCTTATTATTTCGACTATATTAAAGGTGAATGAATTTTTGCCATGTTTTCTATACGATGACAATAAATGCTTTGATGGATGTTTTCCTGAAGATAATTCAAAAAAATGTTTATTATATCGAAGTCTAAAATACGTTGTCGATCCAATATATATTTTATTATTTATAGTATTTTTTATGGCATAGATCCCTGAATCTTTGCTTTTTTCCTTTGGAATATTATTAATCATAATTATGTTTTAGCAGCTTGCGTATAACGAACTAGACTTAACGAAGTTGTCCGACCCTGAGTCCCGGAACGGGACGTTAGGGACTGGCACGTAGCTTGCGTATGCGAGCGAGTGACAGGAGGACAATTTGGCGTAGCCCGAGCGAGGCCTTGTGCCGAAGCGTAGCGTTAAGTCGCTGTTATTTGCAGTGTGACTATTTTACTGTTAAATCTGAATCAAAAATTCGAATATCTTCAAATTCTTTGTTCCATTCGGTAAATTTTTCCTCTAGATGGAGGGAGTATATTGAATTTGTATTAATCAAAGCCTTATTTTCAATTGAATTTAGTAAAATAAGGATTTTTTTTCCTATATAAGAAGCTAGGCCAAAATATATGAGCATATTTTCTAAGCTAGATTTTTCTGATTCTATAGCTTCGATGCTATTATATGATGTATGTATAAATGTTGAGAAGTGCATATACCAAAATGAGGTTACAATACTTTGGTTTGCTTCTGAATTTGGATATAGAAAACCGCTATGAAATTTGGACCAATTTCCCCTTTCAATTGCGTTTTTTGATTCTTTTGAAAGATTGTTGTATTCGGAATTAGATGTGATGTACAACAAGATATTATTTAGATTTTCTATGCTTAATTCGCTGCTTTCTAGTCCAATTAATTTGTATGAATTGCTTTTAAGGTCACAATATTTCCATATGTTAAACTTGAATGCAGTTTTATTTGGATCAGTTATATTGTGACTAAAAATGAAAGTTGTTTTAATTTCTATTTCCAACATTATTCTTAATATTGCTGCGATTGAAAAATCATCTAGTTTTAGCGTATTATTATAAATTTTTGTTTTGAAATTACCAATCAGATTTATTGTATTGTAGCTTAAATAGAATCTGGAAATTAATTTTTTTAAAGCTAAATCCATTTCATTTGTAATATCAAATTCATTATAAATTTGCATTAATAGATCAAATATTGATTTTATTTCTAAATATTCTCTATGAGAAAAATCTAATAGTTTGTCATAGTTTTGTGGATTTTTCTTTAAGGATTCGACAAACTCTCCTAACTCTTTATGGGATTTTATGCTATAATCTTCTTTATTCATAATTTTTTAAAATTTAAATTGTCACATTGCAAATAACGAACTAGGGGAGACGACGTTCCTCGTAGCTGAGCCTGCGGATGCAGGCGTTAGCGTCGGCGCGTCTTCTTGCGAAGCGAGAAGCGTGACGGAGAGGAATGTGCCACAGGCCAAGCGAGGCCATGTGCCGAAGCGCAGCGTTTCCCCGTTGTTATACGACGTGCTAAAATGTCTATTTGAAATTTTTATAACAAAGAACTCTTGAGCAGTCACTTAAGCATGAATTTTTTATTTTCTTTGAGATATCGGAATCAACAGAATGTGTGAATAAGCTAAAAAACATAGCATAATTTGGAATGTCATTGCAACTTTCGTAACATTTCTTTTTCTCTTCACAATCTTGAAACAAATAGTTGCGATTAATTGAATAATCAAACTCTGGCTTGAATTTTTCTTTACCTAGGATTGTTGAAGCATAACTAAAAATTATTATGCATAAAGAAATTAAATTACGCGTTAATTTCATAAAGATTTAATTCTCCCTTAGTAATAGAAGCGTGAGTAGAATATTTTTTTTCAAATCACATAATGTTTCTTTAAATGTGTCAATTTTTGAAATCAGAGCAAAGGTTGTTTTTGGTTTAAAATTAAAGATAAGAATGTTTTTCATGCATGTCTGAAAATGAGATTTATCATAATGAATATCTCGATAACATCTGAAATCGAATGATTCTAGTGTAAAAGGATAATATAAAGATTGATTCGGGAAGTATTGAGTAGTATTTAAGAAAACAACGCTAGAATATTGTTTTTGAGCATCATTTATGCTAATTTGTGAATCGTCTTCTATGCTTTGATTTTTACGCAATTCCATAATAGGTAAACTAGAAGCAACGCAATTAAGAATTTATGCAGTTTACTTTTCATTAATTATTTTGTTTTTAGAATAAGTTTTTAGCATGTCGTATAACGAACTAGGGGAGACGACGTTCCTCGTAGCTGAGCCTACGTAGTAGGCGTTAGCGTCGGCGCGCTTCTTGCGATCGCAAGAAAGCGTGACGGAGAGGAATGTGGCACAGCCCAAGCGAGGCCGTAAGTGCCGAAGCGCAGCGTTTCCCCGCTGTTATGCGTAGTGCCATTATACTTCAAAAAATTCGACTAAATTAATTATTTCTTTCTCCGATTTTATATTAAAAGAATTAATCCTTGGGATTTCAGAATTGGATTTTTCAAATGAAAATTGAATTTTTCTCATGTCCGAAAATATTAAATCTTTAGAAGAAGTAAAACCTATTTGAATTAATTGATTTTTTATTCTTTCTTTTAGTTCTTCATTGATTTTGAAGTTTACTATTTCCCATTTTGAAATTTTAGAAACTTCTTCGAATATTTTTAAGAGAAAACTATTTAGATATTCAATAAAAAATATTTGTAGATTCTGAATTAAGTTGTTAACTAAAAGAATTTTTGAAATAGGAATCGAATCCCCTTCTTTATTTTTTACATATTGGATAATAATGTCTGAAACACTAAGGTTTAAATTTTGAAGATCTTTTTTTATATTTTCGATAGATGCACTTGAAATTAGTGCAAATCCCGAAAACCAAAGACTATTATTTTTTAAAGAATTCGGTATTGCAGGATTGTCAAAATTTACTAATTCAATTATTGAATTTCGACATGAGAACATTGCACTTTTGAAGCTTCCATAATTTGTTACAGGATATATTATTGGAAAATCAAATTTTCTCTTAAACTTTTCGAAATCATTTTCTAAGTTTTTGGAATAAATAAGAAAGTGATCAAAACTTGATTGAATATTCATAGCAAATAAATTGTTTTTAATTAGTATATTTTATGGCATTACGCATAACGAACTAGAGGAGACGACGTTCCTCGTAGCTGAGCCTGCGGAGCAGGCGTTAGCGTCGGCGCGTCTTCTTGCGGAGCGAGAAGCGTGACGGAGAGGAATGTGGCGCAGCCCAAGCGAGGCCTCGTGCCGAAGCGAAGCGTTTCCTCGCTGTTATACGCAGTGATTTTAGATTAAAATATAATTGTTGGGTGCGCTTTGTTCCAATTTTCTTTCATTGCAAAAAAGTTATTGTTTCCTATGATACGTTTAATATTGGCTATTAATGTTTGGTAAATTGTATTTTCTGTTAATTTGTCAAATAACAACGTTTCATATTTTTTGTGATCACAGTAAATACATATCGAATTGGTATAATTGAATAATACAGGGTAAATCTTGTGAAAATTTTTACTAGTGATAAATTCTGATAGAGGCTGAATTGTATCATTTATTTCATCATTTAAATATTTTAGAAACTGACTTTTATCTATGATTTTTTCTTTTGTATCGTAATCTAAAAGAATCATCTTTTTTTCATAACTTGCTGAAGTTAGAATAATTTCTTGCATAACTAAGTTAAATTTTAAATTTAATAAGGATTCTTTAAATTCTTTATCTATATTCTTTATTGATTGTTGGATGACGATATATTCTTCCTTCTCTACAAATCTTGTAAATATAAAGTAAGTTGAAATTACCGCTAGAATTAAACTAATGATGGATATTAATAGAATATAATGTTCTCTTTCCCTTTCAAAAATTGGAATAAGATGTTCAATAGTTTCTTTTCTATTTGTTTTTTCTAACACGTTTTCTATTTCTATTAAACTATCTTTAGATATCTTTAAATCTTTTAGATTTGGTTTTGAAGTATTTTCTTCAATTTTTAGAATTATGTTTACTTCGGGAGAGACCCTTGTATTATACAAGAAGAAAGTAAACAGTAAACTAGGGACTAGAATTGTAATTGTCGTTAAAAATATATTTGAAGTTTTCATATGTTTCCTTAAAATCATTGCGTATAACGAACTAGGGGAGACGACGTTCCTCGTAGCTGAGCCTGCGGACGCAGGCGTTAGCGTCGGCGCGTCTTCTTGCTTGCAAGAAGCGTGACGGAGAGGAATGTGGCATAGCCCAAGCGAGGCCGTAAGTGCCGAAGCGCAGCGTTTCCCCGTTGTTATTTGCAGTGTGGCGTATTAACAATTTTGATAACTTATAGATTGTCTTACCATTGATTTTTATATTTTAATTGCATATCATATGATTTTATAAAGAAAGTGGCAGAAATGGAAAATTATACATTTTCAAATTTCGCAACTGCTGCTTTGGTTTTTATAGGATTCGCTCAATTTGCTTTTCTTTTTATTCAACATCGGCATAATCAAATTGTTCTAATTGAGGAATTTCGAAAACAATTTATTACAACCAAGTATAATCTCGGAGTATTAGTTTTTTTAGGAAGGAGTCCTAATGAATATTATCAGATATTACCTAAAAATGAAATTAACAAGTTAAAAGTTCTTTTGTCAAAATCAAAAATGTCATCGCCAACAATTTGGGCTTTAGATTCTGCAAAATCTTTCTTTCCTTTTTTTAGCGGAGTATGTTTGAAAATTTTGCAAGGGCAACTTAACATTCAAGATATATACCCTTTATTTGGAACTGAGTTATTGCGGCATAGTTTGCCATTAAAGAGACTTCTTGAAAATACTCGAGATGAAAATTTTACTGTTAGTAAGAAACATATGAATATTCGTTCTGAAATACAGGCTTGGTTAGTTTATCATGAGGGTATTCGTAGAAGAAGTTTGATCATGCTTGACTTACTTTGGGCCGAGGCTTCTAGATTAGAAGATTTGCCTCCATCTGATTTAATATCTGCTGCCGATAAAAAGTTAGAAACAGGTAGAATTAATAGAGTAAGAATTTTTGAAGAAGCTAGAAGAATAAATCGGCCTCTAATTCCATTCAAGGAATACTTGTTATTGGATTTTCTCCGACATAGTGAATATAGAAAATTCTTTTTTTTGAAAGGTCTAGATCGAAATCGCCTTGCATTACTTGATGATGTTTGGACAGAAAATCTTTTGAAAAAATATAAATAATTAAAATTTGCCAAATTGCAAATAACGAACTAGACTAACCGACGTAGGCTGACCCTGAGTCCCGGAACGGGACGTTAGGGACTGGCACGGAGCTTGCGTATGCAAGCGAGTGACAGAAAGCCTATGTGTCGCAGACCAAGCGAGGGCGAACTCCCGAAGCGCAGCGGTTAGTTGCTGTTATGCGAAGGTTCA belongs to Leptospira terpstrae serovar Hualin str. LT 11-33 = ATCC 700639 and includes:
- a CDS encoding GIY-YIG nuclease family protein, translating into MINNIPKEKSKDSGIYAIKNTINNKIYIGSTTYFRLRYNKHFFELSSGKHPSKHLLSSYRKHGKNSFTFNIVEIIRPESFQTKELFEKAIVERENYFINKFQSNNRNFGYNLRISAETNRGIKHSSQALTRIKGKKISEETRKKMSASRMGEKHHSALIKEKDVKMIKLLIHFGFRNTNISKYLNVSKSIINDIKNNGSWKNVFLTKKDIESFDETNYHLDKKSWLDKKSVLLIKYLLGLNIQKSIITEFSGVPYSTVKGIHSGKIYGKIRLEEKDIKFFENSINTEDIKECEINHNTKLNNKRKSKSLKGSLNPLAKLKEDEIIEIAELLKNKKSLKFISEKFQVGIHTISKIKTGQNWSHLTGFENKKKGLLKGEDHPNIKHSNEVVIKVIHLSKIGKTTKEICNLLNLDKSFVNRIKSGKTRSYLYEK